A genomic segment from Methanothrix sp. encodes:
- a CDS encoding autoantigen p27 domain-containing protein, whose translation MFPYKYMDVDPSVRGGLKMDEEEMIRRITRMMEIGGTMLAEHHDCGAPLFRYKGEILCPVCSTSREAEQDAVKLPEEKNLDVSEGLVSESVAQRGSVSTSVSPATGDEKDALAAVRDLLHAKLRELCEGIAGEQDLSRLKSKLECIEIAIRALKQL comes from the coding sequence ATGTTTCCCTATAAATACATGGATGTCGATCCCAGTGTCAGAGGTGGCTTGAAAATGGACGAAGAAGAGATGATCAGGCGCATTACGAGGATGATGGAGATTGGCGGAACCATGCTGGCAGAGCATCACGACTGCGGAGCTCCGCTCTTCAGGTACAAAGGGGAGATTCTATGCCCTGTCTGCTCCACTTCCAGAGAGGCTGAGCAGGATGCTGTGAAGCTGCCGGAAGAGAAGAATCTGGATGTTTCAGAGGGGCTTGTATCAGAAAGCGTGGCTCAGCGCGGCTCAGTATCCACCTCAGTATCTCCAGCCACAGGTGATGAAAAAGATGCTCTCGCAGCCGTGAGAGACCTGCTTCATGCAAAGCTGAGGGAGCTGTGTGAGGGGATAGCTGGCGAGCAGGACCTGTCAAGGCTGAAATCAAAGCTTGAATGTATCGAGATAGCTATCAGGGCGCTTAAGCAGCTTTGA
- a CDS encoding UPF0147 family protein: protein MSEKVIKQCVEILERIMSDDTVPRNIRRSAENVKGILLQEGLAEAVKAASAISILDEISNDPNIPLHTRTLIWNVASQLETIPVG from the coding sequence ATGTCTGAGAAAGTGATAAAGCAATGTGTCGAGATTTTGGAGCGAATAATGAGCGACGATACTGTGCCCAGAAACATAAGGCGCTCTGCAGAGAACGTCAAAGGTATACTTCTCCAGGAAGGGCTCGCCGAAGCGGTAAAGGCAGCTTCAGCGATATCCATACTCGACGAAATCAGCAACGATCCAAATATTCCTCTTCACACCAGAACACTGATATGGAATGTAGCAAGCCAGCTTGAAACCATACCTGTTGGATGA